The DNA sequence TTCGAGTTTAAACCGTCTCACGTTTTAGGTGCACTTGAAGGTAAATTAACACCGTCTATTGTTTTTTGAGATAGAATTTGCAAGAATTCCTGAAGATTTTGTTATTTAgaaatctttttattattattattattattttggtaaaagaGGGCAAAGATTCTCATCCGGCTTACCTTTTATAAGTGATTCAACATTTGCAAAAATTGTATGGTCAATAAGAAATACATGGGGGGGTTATATCAATACTTTGGGAAGGTATAATATTCCCAACTGAAAAAACATGCACCTTCTATATGTGGATCCTAGATACATGCTTGTGGACTGAGAATAAAAGGTATTCTTCAAGTACCATAGATTTTCTCTTCTTGTTCATGAAAAGAGATGGAAATTAATCATCAATAATGCTaatcttatcaaaatatttatcaaatttatttattaaatgatatagtaatatttaattgatttttttaattatttatctatttaaaaaatcactttttttaatatttaagttatataaatatatcaaataataataataatttaatatgtgtcatttaataaaaaaatttggtaaatattttaatgctgtaatgttactaattaatcATACACCCTAAAGTTAGTTAATTAGTATGTCCTAAACAGAAGAATGAaaaggataaatatatatatatatatatatatagtatgattTAATGCTGCCATAAAAAGTCTTTGGTTAGAAAATGTAATCTAATCAGAAACCATTTATGGAAAGATAGAAACAACTTTACCGGTTATAGACACCACTAATAAACAACTCATGGCCAACAGAATTTCATGGTAGTGCACATAATAAAACAAGTattgaaacagaaaaaaaaaaagtgatgttTCCACAATAAAACAAGtattgaaacaaaagaaaataatgtttcttctatatttttcatatttagattatataaatataccaataaataataatttaataaatatcattagataaaaaaatttaatgaatattttagtACTACATAATAACTGTAGTACTATTGATTAATCATACACCCTAAAATTAAGGTTTAATCAGTATGGCcccaaaagaagaaagaaaaggattaaaaaaaaaaaagtatgatttAGTGCTGCCATAAAAAGATTTTGGTTGGAAAATGTAATCTAATCAGAAACCATTTATGGTAAGATAGATAGAAACAACTTTACCGGTTATAGACACTACTAATAAACAACTCATCGCCAATAGAATTTCATGGTAATGCGCATAATAAAACAAGTATTGAAACAAAGGAAAATGATGTTTCCTCTAGAGGCTGCAAAATCTGACCGTAATCAAGTCTTACATTAGGGAAAGAGAATGAATGGGTGACCAAATCACACACTTTGTCTTTCACCTCATTTCCATGgattaagaatttaaaaatgttttagcaaaaaaaaaaaaaaagacaaaagacaaaacaaaacaaaaaaagaatttaaaaatgttagcAAGATTTGGTATGAAGGTGGGTAAACTTCTGTTTCACTAAATATCTGAATTTTCCAGGACAAAAACTAACTATACAGCAGCAGGAATTCTTTAATTCAAATCTTTCTATCCTATGTTGTTATCATGAACAAGCTATGCTAAGCCAAATAGATAGAGATAGGGAGTAAATGAGAATAAATGGGTGACCAAATCACACACTGTCTTTCATCTCATTTCCATGgattaagaatttaaaaatgttagaAAGATTCAGTATGAAGGTGGGTAAACTTCTGTTTCACTATAGAGATAAGAgaggaaatgaaaataaatgggTGACCCAATGACACACTTTGTCTTTCACCTCATTTCCATGgattaagaatttaaaaatattagcaagATTTAGTACGAAGGTGGGTAAACTTCTGTTTCACTGTATATCAGAGTTTTCCAAGACAAAACTAACTATATAGCAGCAGGAATTCTTTAATTCAAATCTTCCTATCCTATGTTGTTACCATGAACAAGCTAGAGATAAAGAGGAAATGAATACAATGACGAGGAATTTGTATAACTAATAAGATTGACTAGAAGGGCTTCATATTCTTGAAATATTCTAGCATCTAAATGTGTCCAGGCCAGTTGAGGGGGTTTTGTATTGAGCAACTGAACTTAAAAAGCATCATAACAAACAAACTATATCAATATTTGCTTGGTTACTAGAAGAAAATTGTTGTAATGTTGACCAAAACTGGAGAATATTACATATGAGAAGAAAACATGCTCTCTGAAATTATTAACAATACAAGACAATCTATCGGGTGAAATTTACAGGAGGTTCCAAGCTACCAACCAGAATTCCAAGGTCGATatctttatcttcaaacttctTGATGAAAGGGTGACTCTGGAAAGACAAAACAGTATTAGAAAGgaaaactatttttttgttaaaaaaaaaaaatcaagacaGAAGAACTATTTGACGAGTGGGGACTGTCAAAAGACACAATCTAACCAGCAATCAGGTTCCTAACATTATAAAACATGAATCTCCAAAATATTGAAAGAGAACCAAGTTACTAACCAAAAGATCCAATGACGATGCTCTGTTCCCCGGGTCCTTCTGAATGCTGCAAACACAATTGGATAATAAGAAAGACCACTTGATATTTGCGAGTGCATTATCAGTTCATAATCCTATATATTAGAAATGCAGAAATCTATGCTAGGAGTTAGCCAATTAAGTGTTCAAGAAGACTAGAACTAATTCTTCTGTTCAAGTCTAGCTTTGAGTGACAAATACGGACTGGAAAAGTTGTTAAACAAATTACTAATTCAATTACTTCAATCATTATATGACATCATACCTAAAAAGAAGCACAAACAACAGGCTTCTTAAAATTATGAGAAACATCCATTGAGGATGCTGAATCTAACAGAATATGCTTGAAGCAGCAAAGAAAAGGTTCAGCAACAAAGTAATGTTGATTAGCAACAAACATATCAtcaaggaaaattattattattattacattaaTGTAGCTTAACTTGAAAAATTCATCATAGAAAATAAATGGCAACTCTGGCACTCCACAAGTCACATCTCAGTATATGAAATGGGCAAAGTTACTTTGAAAAAATCAGTCTAACAGAGAAATCAACTGACTAATATAGGTTAGACAAGGTTAAAGGTTGGGAAGTTAGCAACCCATGAACTGAAACACTGATTATCTTGGTACATGTTATTGAAAGCACACTAACAAATTTAtctaaaaaggagaaaaagaaccAGTCTTTTAAGATAAAAAACTAAGTCAGACAACAAGGTTACGAATATTTAAGTTATGCGGTTAAACCATTACCAGGCAGATACAAATGAACAGAACTCTGGGGAGAACTGATCTGGTGGAGCGGAGGGTGGTGGGCTTTCCACAATTGCCTCCAAAAGCTCATAGAAGCTTGGCCAACTTTGTTGATCTTCAGATTGCATATAAGGAAATCGTCCTATAGCACACTCAAGTACAACCAAACCCAAACTCCAAATATCGCTGCTATAGTCGTAAGTACTCCCACTAATTCTCTCCGgctaaagtaaaaataaaaccgATTAGACTTTTGTACTTCATTTCTGCATTGAATTTGTAACGTGCTTAAGAGCTTGACATGACAAAATCATCTCCAGTTTTCAACAATTTctacctaaaaataaaaaataaaaaaaggagagaTTGAGTAGCCAATAATTTAGGATAATCAGAAAAGATGATCACATACCGACATATAGTTGTAAGTACCCACAAATGTATCCCTTTGGCCCATAGAGCTAGCAAGTGATGCACTGACACCAAAATCAGTAATTTTCACCTCACCTTTGTGGTTTACTAGCAGATTGGAAGGTTTTATGTCTCTGTGTATTACATGTCTTTCATTATGCAAGTACACGAGACCCTGCAGAACCTGATACATTGAGCATAAAACCATAGTTAGAAAAAATCTTTCAAAATGCAGTCATTTAGATAAAAACTAAAGAAGCTAACAGACCTGCTTACAAACAACTGCGAGATAAGGTTCAAGAATTGTTTTAACTTGTCTAATGACATCTGCCAGAGATCCACGATCCATGTATTCTAGTACAAGAGAAATAGCTCCATTGTGATAGAAAGAGTGGTAACAAACCACCACATGAGAACATTGTGCTGCCTGGTTTATTTTCAGTTCTTGCACAATCTGTTTACGAATCTCTTCTTGAATGTTCATCTGGATGACCTGTAGaacaaaaggggaaaaaaaaaaaaaaaaaaatcccaatcaTCAACCTTCACAAGTGACTTCCTGGATGGATAACAATAGGTTCCTTACAATTTGATATCTTCTTGGTACATCGAACATTCAGTTCAACAGAGAGAACCAAGTTTATAAGTGTTTCAAGAGAATATGTCAGAACAAGTGGTAGGGTATAGCCCTTAGCTTCAAATCTTCCAGGAGtgacaaattaaagaaaaagaatgaatgcCTCAAAACATAACAAGGGTATAATTCTGACTTGTAACCAAAAGGTGAACACAAAGGCACCATTGTACACtcctataaaatataaagtaagTTCTGCATTCACTCAGAGAtagttttctaattaatttccatTTACTTCATACACTCTGATGTTGAAAAATCCCACCAATCAGAGTTGTAGTTGGTAACTACAGAAAGTTTATTTCCCCTTCCTCAGTAACCACCATATATCTCCATGCTTTGCTACCAAACTGGTGTGCAAAATATACACCACTTTCTTGAATTCTAACATGCTTGAATATCGTACTCAATCAAAGCCATTTCATGTAATTCAGAACAGTTACTTTCTTTGTTCCATATGACTTTCCAATCTCGCTTGCACAGGAATAAGTGCTCACAAATAAAATCATAGTAGTTCTTCTGGACAATTGGTTTTTCCCACATTATACTTCATTGCATAGcataaattagattagaaaaaaaaagtaatattcaaaattatCTAGAACTATGAGTTTGTCACTATGTTAATAATATTTCCTTCAACAAACTGAACCATTGAACAAGGATGGTGTAAAAAATTTATACAGACCATctcttatatataaaacaaccataaaaattttgCACTCCTTATGTTGAAAGAGAAGCAGCACTTATAAAGAAATTGCTTTTCTATTAGACCTACCTTCAGGGCAAATAGCTTTCCAAGCCATTTATGACGCACAAGCTGTACCACCCCACCGCTTCCCTTACCAATGACTTTCATAGTCTCAAGATCTTCCAATGAAAATTCAATATCAAGCTCCTTACTGTCAGCAGGCTGTTCAAACAGAGAAGAAGCAAAATTATATGagtttaaatacaaaataatcaaaaaaataaaagttacgACAGAAACATCTACAGTAATTTTGGTAAATATGTGATAAGGAATAAATACGTCAATTGTCAAAACAAAAGAATGACAGAAAACAATTATGTGAGTTCACAATGCAGACGTACAGTAAACCATACAAACATAAGGACGATGAGAGGCAGCAGAGGCTGAGAGCAATAAGCATTTGCCTATGCTTTACAACTTTAGCACAAAGAATTTATGAATTTTACTGGAAAGTGAATATAGCTGTTGTCAGAACAAGAATCTCCAatcctttttgttttacaaGTAACAAAGTTGTCCAGTCCAGCATCATGAAGAGTCAACTGATgcttataaatttcaatttcaaaaaagaaGCAACTCTTTTCCATGGTTTTCCATAATGTTACTAGCCAAGCACACTGAGAAACTTTATGCTCAAGCTCCTTAACAATTTATATCTTCTAATGTGAAGCAAAATCTGTTGTACTTTTTATAGATGACATTCAAGATTCGGTCCAATGTTCTTACTTCTAAATATGAGGAATTGAACGCTAAATGTagaacttaaaaaaattgttcatataTTAACTCtgtaaaacccaaaaaataaactcTTAAAACAAAtagatttgtttcctttttctccGCAGCATTAATTATCATAGTCCCAAATCAAAAGAGAAATATTTTACAATGTTTAAATTCATACAATATTGCTAAAATCAATCAGCCTTATCAAATCGAAATTACCAATAATCGACAATTGATAATACATAAATGGAAATGTATAATGGTACAAGCAAATATAGGGatgaaaattagaaaag is a window from the Ziziphus jujuba cultivar Dongzao chromosome 11, ASM3175591v1 genome containing:
- the LOC107432800 gene encoding mitogen-activated protein kinase kinase 6, with the translated sequence MKTKTPLKQLKLSVPAQEIPISSFLTASGTFHDGDLLLNQKGLRLISEEKEPRPADSKELDIEFSLEDLETMKVIGKGSGGVVQLVRHKWLGKLFALKVIQMNIQEEIRKQIVQELKINQAAQCSHVVVCYHSFYHNGAISLVLEYMDRGSLADVIRQVKTILEPYLAVVCKQVLQGLVYLHNERHVIHRDIKPSNLLVNHKGEVKITDFGVSASLASSMGQRDTFVGTYNYMSPERISGSTYDYSSDIWSLGLVVLECAIGRFPYMQSEDQQSWPSFYELLEAIVESPPPSAPPDQFSPEFCSFVSACIQKDPGNRASSLDLLSHPFIKKFEDKDIDLGILVGSLEPPVNFTR